A region of the Callithrix jacchus isolate 240 chromosome 5, calJac240_pri, whole genome shotgun sequence genome:
CTTTTCTAGAGGCGATTCCATAGAGCAGAGGCTGTAGAGGAGGAAGAGGCGGTCACTCACTTCTGGACTGAGGGTTTCTCTGCCCCTTGACTGGTCCCCTTCACAGTGCTGCAGGGCGAGGGAGTAGAGTTCCTGGGCCGGGCAGCCGATGCCCTCATTGCCATCTGTAACTACCAGCTGCATATCAAATTCAAGGACTATGTCATCAACGTGAGTTTCTGTATTGTTCTCCTACCCCTAAGCTAAAATCCCTGTGAAGTTCAAGGCTCTCCTTGatcatgtcttttaaaaagttggaggctgggcgtggtggctcatgcctgtaatcccagcactttgggaggccaaggcaggtggatcacttgaggtcaggagttcaagaccagcctggccaacatagtaaaactctgtttctactaaaaatacaaaaattagctgggcttggtgatgcgcacctgtagttctaaatacttgggagactgaggtacaggaattacttgaacccaggagtcagacgttgcagtgagccaagattatgcactgcactccagcctgggtgacagagtgagatgacgcctcaaaaaataaaaagtatataaaaagttggggttcccttctctttctccctgacCTCATGTTTTCCAGCCTTATTTTCCTAGCTATAGCTCTGTTTCTggctcattctcttttctcctgtcTTTCCATTATTCTCTCACTGGCTCTTCTAAGGAACATGGTGGCATTGTTGGAAGggcacaggctttggagtcagccaAACCTGGGCTCTTTTCCTGCATTGCCACTCACCAGCTGGGTGACTGTGTttttcctccttcagcctcccaagtagctgggactacaggcccgtgccatcatgcccagctaatttttgtattatcagtagaggtggggtttcaccatgttagccaggatggtcttgatctcttgactttgtgatcatcccatctcagcttcctacagtgctgggattacaggcatgagccaccgcgcctggccttaagattatttttctatctttcatCATTTCTTTGGCATCTTTTTTGCTCCTTGCTTATTCTGTAGCCCACTGACTTCACTAATAAGCCagtactggccaggcatggtggctcccacctgtaatcctagctctttgggaggctgaggggggtggatcacctaaggtcaggagtttgagaccaccctgcccagcatggtgaaaccccacctctactaaaaatacgaaaacgagctgggcgtggtggcggttGCCGGTAGTCCCaactattagggaggctgaggcagaattgcttgaagtcaggaagcagaggttgcagtgagccaagatccagtcactgcattccagcctgggtgacaagtgaaactccatatcaaaaaaagaagaagaaggagaaggagaaggagaaaggagaaagaaaaggagaaaaggaaaaaaggagaaaaggagaaaaggagaaaaaggagaaaaaggagaaaaaaggagaaaaaaggagaaaagagaaaagaagaagaaagccagTACTGCCCTTGTGTATTATTATAAGATGTTCTTACACAATTTTCCACAGAGGATAACATTCTACCtacaagttgttttttttcttccttcctcccttcgtttttgagatggggtctgactatattgcccaggctgtagtgcagtgacgaTTCACAGGAGAGATTAtaacacactgcagccttgaactccagtgctccagcaatcctcctgcctcagctttttaagtaactgagactacaggtacacatcaaACCTAGCACAAgctgtttttcttgtcttttttaaaaatattttttcaggctGAGcgtggtagaaaatattttttcagccaccgtgcccagctataaTTTAATTTGTAATGATGGCTGTTTTTAATAATTGTCTTGCAAAAAATCTTGACAGTTTAGGCTGGGGCTGGTGgaccacgcctgtaatcccagaactttgggaggccaaggatggcagatcacttgaggtcacgagtttgagaccagcctgggcaacatggtgaaccccatctttgctaaaatacaaaaattagcttggtgtagtagtgggtgcctgtaatctcagctacttgggaggctgaggtaggagaattgcttgaacccaggaggtggaggttgcagtgagccgagatagagccactgcatctacagcctggatgatagaggacagagtgagactcgctcttaaaaaaaatttgacaggaccaggcatgatggctcaagcctataatcccagcactttgggaggccgaggctggtggatcatgaggtcaagagatcgagaccattctggtcaacatggtgaaaccccgtctctactaaaaatacaaaaaattatctgggcacggtggcgcgtgcctgtaatcccagctactcaggaggctgaggcaggagaattgcctgaacgcaggaggtggaggttgcggtgagccgagatggcgccattgcactccagcctgggtaaaaagagtgaaactctgtctcaaaaaaaaaaaaattgacagtttAGTTGACTTCATCATACCATTGATTAGAAGGGTACTCTTTGGTATCATCTTAAAATATAGGTTATTTAAAAGTAGAAACCATTTCTTTTTGGTACCATTTGATGATTAACACATTTTTGGCCCACAGGTATTACGGGAAATCATAGCTAAAACCACTCTCTTGAAAAGAGGCCAGgccggtgactcacacctgtaatcccagcactttgggaggccaaggcaggcggatcacacgaagtcaagagtttgagaccagcctggccaacatggtgaaagcctgtctttactaaaaatgcaaaaattaacctgggcatggtggcatgtacctatagtcccagctagctgggaggctgaggtgggagtgggaggatcactcgagcctgggaggtggaagctgcagtgagccgagatgctgccattgcactccagcctgtgtgacagagcgagaccccatctcaaaaaagaaaagaaaaaagaaaatgaaataaaatatcttccaAACCTTGGAGCTCTCACTTGCCAAATTTAGGACAatttatgcctgtagtcccagctctcaggaggctgaggcaggagaattgcttaaacccaggaggcagatgttgcagtgagttgagatgccgcactgcacttcagcctgggtgacagagcaagactctgtctaaaaaaaaaaaaagaagttactgtTCAATGAACTACGTGAGATTGTGCTAAACTTCAAACAGAACTGAAATATCAAGTTTTTAAATacgtaaaaaaattatttcataaacataTTAAGGGCTCCTAGAATAAAGATTCCATCTAAGGAATTTCTGGAGCCACAAAAAATTCCATAATTTATGGTgaattaaatgaacaaaacaagCTTGAAAGACTCTTCTTTAAAGTTGTGCTTAAGAATGTTATGTAACTCATTGACTAAAGCTATGGAATTGTGGTCTATTCAGTAATTAAGACAAACAAGAAATCAGGTCTTGAGTGCTTATGGCCTTTGTTAACTTTGATTTGCTCTGGCCCCTGGCCTTTCCTCATTCTCTCCACCCACATGTTTGATGGGTTAGTGTACTTATTTATAGGAGAAGATAATCCCTAAGTATATCCTAATATGCTAAATTATGCCAATAAGAATATCTtagtacacacacagacacacattagTATTTTTAAGGAAGTGTAATTATTGATTAATTTAATCATGACATCTAATCTAACAAATAAATAGGACAAATGAAAAGCCTCCACTTTTtggaaatcattttatttatttatttttttgagacagggtttcactgttgttacccagactggagtgcaatggcatgatctcggctcattgcaacctctgccttctgggttcaagcaattctcctgccttagcctcccgagtagctgggattacaggcatgcgtcaccatgcccagctaattttttatatatttttagtagagacagagttgcaccttgttgaccaggatggtgcccgatatcttgacctcgtgatccacccgccttggcctcccaaagtgctggcattacaggcgtgagccaccgcgcccggccttttaaaTTCCTTTCTAAAAACTTTCAGAAGTGTTAGTCTtgatagttaattttaaatgaaaagttaatAGAAATATTAAGTCTCGGCctcatgtatatttttttctagtaaagaGCTCACAATCTGAAAGTGTGCTAGGTGGCAAACTTACCTGTAAATCAATACTTCCATGAACAAAAGCAATTGTAAGACAAGTAGTTTTTCAACAAACCTAATCCACGTGAAAGGtaattttgaataattaaaattgtaaaaatttacCTCTTCCTGAATcgtgtttcatttatttcctaaatgttacattttcttatcttcttcaAAATTATTCATTAGAAACAAAATACCAACACATAAGTAAAAAGAAACTGATGCACAATGgcaggttaatttttatattttgaatacattCTTTTCAGAACACACAAATCGGTCTTATCAAAAATAGCCTTGAAATCGGATTTCTGTTAAATgcaatattttaacttttcagtGGTTAGTGAAAGACCATAAAGAGTATATACTAGCTACTGAAGAAATAAATCCTTTTCGTAGTTGAAAGCTTCATAGCCACAGGGTTACACATAGAAGAAAATTATAGACCACAGaagaaatttccatttatttactataatattgtggacagaagagaaaaatcttttaaaaaggttGTAAATAACAGCCCAGAGTAATTAACAAACAGATGAATGATAGTTAACTTAGGGGCTAAACTATAATGGCTGCTGTCCATCAAAAGAGTGTGTAAAAACTAGGCTATTGGAAAAAAGTAATACGTTTAAATAATTTATGGCATGTAAACCACATGGTGACCCTTTGTAAGacaaaatacaactaaaaaaattttaaaggttattttctttatagtaatgaCTGAaatactttgaattattttttaacaatatttattgaatttgtttagaATTGGAATGTGCTTTTTACTCTTATCGCATTGGGTGAatcattac
Encoded here:
- the LOC144582558 gene encoding phosphatidylinositol-3,5-bisphosphate 3-phosphatase MTMR4-like isoform X4, which translates into the protein MGEEGPPAWSTSKPRICSPPQGTSEGGGGESSVLQGEGVEFLGRAADALIAICNYQLHIKFKDYVINVLREIIAKTTLLKRGQAGDSHL
- the LOC144582558 gene encoding phosphatidylinositol-3,5-bisphosphate 3-phosphatase MTMR4-like isoform X1 yields the protein MSLTARVSCSMLSCFGEEGPPAWSTSKPRICSPPQGTSEGGGGESSVLQGEGVEFLGRAADALIAICNYQLHIKFKDYVINVLREIIAKTTLLKRGQAGDSHL